The sequence CGAAATTCGTTACCCAGGAACCGTGCCAGCGTCTTCGCTTTGGCCGGCGACTCAACGATCACCAGTGGCTTCCCCATTGAACTCCTGCAGATAGTCCAGATTTCCGTTACCTTAGCACGTTCGAGCCGGGCTTCACGAATCGGCCCCCGCCTGCCCGGCAGATCCAGCCGGCCAGTTCCAGTTCGGCAAGACGGCTGAGCGCCCTGGCAGGATCCAGGCCTGTTTCGGCGCAAAGCGTCTCGAGCAGGTAGGGTTCCCCAACGTCCATTACCCGGAGCAGCGGGTCGTTGGAGGGATGGGAAAGCCGCGCCTCCGGGTCGGCGGCGGTCAGGATTTCGAGCCGTAATTCCTCCAGAACGTCGCTGACGCCCTCCACCACCCTGGCGCCGTCCTTGATGAGCGCATGGGCGCCCCTGTTGCGGCCGCTCAGCACGCCGCCAGGCACGGCCATCACCGGGCGGTTCTGGTCGAGCGCGCACCTGGCAGTGATCAGGGATCCGCTGTCGGCGGCGGCTTCGACGACGACGACGCCGAGACTCAGGCCGCTGATGATCCGGTTGCGCCGGGGAAAGTGCCATGCCAGCGGCGGAGCACCCGGCGGCAGCTCGCTCACCAGAGCGCCGGACCTGCTGATGCGGTCGGCCAGCGCGGCATGTTCTGGCGGATAGACGACGTCGGCGCCGCATCCCAGTACGGCAATGGTGCGGCCACCCGCCTGGAGGGCACCGCGGTGAGCCGCCGAATCGACACCGCGGGCCATCCCGCTGACCACCGCGAGACCGGCGCGCGCCAGCCCCTCGCCGAGTTGGAATCCGACGTCGAGCGAGAGGGGTGTGGCGGTTCGCGAGCCGACGATGGCCACGGCCAGATCCGTCGGCCTGAGATCTCCTCGAATCCAGAGCACCGCGGGCGGGTCGGGAATCAGCGCGAGACTGGCCGGATAGCACTCGCCGCCTCGGACCAACGCCTGCAGCCCGTGTGCGGCGCCCTCTGCCAGCGCTATCTCGGCGCGATCCAGGAGCCGCTCGCGGACGCCTCCCAGTCGGCCGATGCCGGCGACGTCGAGCGCCTGATCGAGATCGCAGACGGCCGAGGCTCCTGCGGGCACCCGCGGGGTCTCCGTCCAGAGCAGTGACACCGCGACGATCTCTCTGAGGCTCGCCATTCTCCGCGCTGATGCGAAGACCATGCCATCGCCGCGCGGCGCCGCCCGCCGCTCCTCCCGGGGCTGCTTGCGCCCCACCAGATCGGGCGTTATAGTGGCAATAGACCCTCCTGCCTCTATCGCGCACGTGAGAATTGGCGCCCATGGTGTCTATGAACCGATTGAAGAAATCGCTCACGTTGGCCTTCGCGGCCGTGGCAGTTTCTGCAACGGTCGCATCGGCCGCCGACCGCAAGGAGGCCCGGTCCCAGGTCGAGTTCGGCATCAAGGTCGCCGAGCAGGGCTTGTGGAAAGAAGCCGTCTACCGATGGGAGCGCGCCGTCGCGCTCGATCCGGAGTATGCCGCGGCGTTCAACAACCTCGCGATCGCGTATGAGACGGCCGGACTGTTCGACAAGGCCAAGAAGGCGTACGAACGCGCAATCGAACTCGATCCCAAGAACATGTACATCAGGCAGAACTTCGACTTGTTCAAGGAAATCAACGATCGTGCGAATCGCCAACTGTCTCGCTAGTGCGGCGTTGATCATAGCGACGAGCGCCTGCACCACGACATTCGAGGTGCCGGTCGAGACGCCGATCAAGCCGAAGCTCGATGTCACCGCGTTCTCGCGCGTGCTGGTTGCCGGCTTCGTCGCCGGAGGCACCGAGGACGTGGATGCGAACCTGGAAACCGTGCGCCTGTTGCGCAACCAGCTCAAGAACAAGTCGAGTCTGAAGGTCATCGACGCCGAGGTGCTGCCCCTGAGGGACGTCGCGGCGAAGAGCCAGCCGGCCGGCCAACAGGATCCGGCGAGCCCGGCTCCTGTCATCGATCTGCCGGCAATCATCAAGGAAGACAAGGACCTGCAGGCTTTCGAGCCGCTGTTTGCGAACACGGCGTACTGGAAGAAGGTCGGCGAAGAGTTCCAGTCGCCGCTGATCGTGACCGGCACCGTGATGTTCGCGCCGCAGGCGGCCACCGGGTACGTGCAGCGCGAAGAGGAGACCTACGACACGTTCGGACGCCGCCAGGTGATCCCGGTCCGCACCTACATGGAGCGGAAGGGCTTCATCCTGAAGCCGAAGTTCGTCTTCATCGACGGGCGCACTGGTGCCGTGCTGTACACAGAGACGTTCCGCGAGGAGGTGCTCTACAGCGCCGAGCAGAGCAACCCGGCCCTGTCAACCTACTTCGAGCTGATGGACCGGCTCGTGCCGGCCTTCCTGTCGACGCTGAGCAGCCAGACCATCAAGGGGACCAGGACGCTGCTCAAGTAACGGGCACGGCATGCCGTGCCCCTGCAGCGATCCCGGTTCTCGAATCTCCCGCCCCGCTGCGGGAGGCGGGAGTCGGTCGCGGTCAGGCCCGGTGCGAAAGCGCGTCGCGGATCTTCTCTGACAAGATCTGCATCGTGAACGGCTTCTGCACGAACTGAACTCCTTCGTCCAGAATGCCGCGATGCGCGATGACGTCGGCGGTATACCCTGACACAAACAGGCACCGCGTCTCAGGCCTCAGTTCCTGGACCCGGGCGGCCAGTTCCCGGCCGTTCATCTCCGGCATGACGACATCCGTCATCAGCAGGTCAATCGTCCCTGGGTGCCGTTCGGCGAACTGGATCGCCTCGTTCGGCATGCCCGCGGGAAGCACGACGTACCCCATCCGTGCGAGCATGGTCTGGCCGAGTGTCAGGAGTGCCGGATCATCCTCCACGAACAGAATGGTCTCGCCCCGGCCGCGGCGCATGCCGGCGACGGCGACCGTGGCATCTGCCGATTGAACGCCGGAGAACCTCGGCAGGAACGTCGTGATGGTTGTTCCCTTGCCTGGCTCGCTCTTCACATCGATATAGCCATCGTTCTGCTTGACGATGCCGAACACCGTAGCCAGACCGAGGCCGGTTCCCCGGCCCATCTCTTTCGTCGTAAAGAAAGGCTCGAACAGGTGCGCGACCACCTCTTCGTCCATGCCCGCGCCATCGTCGCTGACTGCCAGAGTCACGTACATACCGGCCGCAAGGCCCGGGTGATGCGCAGCGTACGCAGCGTCGATCGTGGCATTGTCCGTCTCGATCGTCAGCTTGCCGATGCCGGAGATCGCATCGCGCGCGTTGACGCAGAGGTTGGCCAGGATCTGGTCGACCTGGACCGGATCGATGCGGACGGGCCAAACGTCTACCCCGGGGATCCAGATCAGATCGATGTCCTCCCCGATGAGGCGCCGGAGCATCTTCATCATCCCGGCGACCGTGTCGTTCACGTCAAGCACCTTCGGGGCGACCGGCTGCTTCCTCGCGAAGGCCAGCAGTTGCTTGGTCAGATCCGCTGATCGTTCCGCCGTCCTCCGAATCTCGTCGATGTCCGCGTGCAGAGGCTGGGTCGGATCCAGCTGTTCGAGGGCCAGTTCGGCATGGCCGAGAATCACGCCGAGCATGTTGTTGAAATCGTGGGCGACGCCGCCGGCCAGGCGTCCAACTGATTCCATTTTCTGGGCCTGCAGCAGCTGATCGTGCAGTTTGTCTCGTTCCGCCTCCGCGCGTTTTCTCTCCGTGATCTCGCGCACGGCCACCACGCGCACGTCCCGACCGCGGAAGACGCCGGGGCGGCTGACCACTTCGAAGAAGCAGACCGCTCCGTCTGGCGAGATCGCCGAAATCTCACTGGGTTCCGATGGCTTCGTCCGGAGCCGCTCTTCGATGATGCTCCTTGATTCGAGTGTCAGCGGGAGCACGGCAGAGGCTTTCTGGCCGATCAGGTTTGATTTTGCGCCGAGCCAGAACATCCTGATGAGGGCGTCGTTGACGTCGATCACGACGTCCGCCTCGTGGAACATCAGGCCTTCGAATGCGGAGTCGGATAGCTGGCGGAACCGCTCCTCGCTCTCTCGCAGTGTCTGCTCTGCCTGCCGGCGTGTGGTGACATCGGTCTGGATACCATCCCACAGAATCCGCCCATCGGCCAGACGGCGCGGCGACGAGGCGAAGAGCATCCAGCGGATCTGGCCATCCTGCCGGCGGAATTGCACGACAGTGTTCAAGACGGCCATGTCTTTGGCCGATGCCTCTTCGGCGGCGGCCAGCGTGGCCCGGTCCTCGTCCACGATCAGGCCGTAGAGTGCCGACGGATCATCCAACACCTCTTGGGGCGACTTGCCCGTCAGCTGTTCGACGCCTCCGCTCACATACAGGAAGCGCATCTTCCCGTCGTGTCCGCGCACAACCTGGTACACGATGCTGTCTGGTATGTGATCGCCGAGCGTGCGCAGTCGAGTCTGCTCCTCCCGAGCGTGGCGTTCGGCGGCTCGCGTTTCGGCGTAGCTGGCGGCCAGCAGGAATCCCGTGATGGCGGTAATTCCCAGATAGACCTGCAGCCACAACAGCCTCACGTACGCCGTCTCACCGCCCAGCGGTGACGGACCCGCCTCGATCGCGTGGCTGGCGACGGCCACCGCCGCGAGAATAGCCAAGGCCAGGGTGACGCCCCGCTGTCCGATGCGCAGCGCAGGCCATGCCAGCAGGACAGCCATCAGGTACGGAGACGGGGTCGAGGCGTGGACCAAAGGACCCGCATTGAATGTGAGCCATCCTGCCCCGGTCCAGATGGTCAAGAACGCCACGGACTCGACGACGCGCCGCCCGCTCAACTGCTCCAGTTGATCACGCCACTCGACCCATGTCACGATGACTGGCGTGACGAGCAGA comes from Acidobacteriota bacterium and encodes:
- a CDS encoding tetratricopeptide repeat protein — protein: MNRLKKSLTLAFAAVAVSATVASAADRKEARSQVEFGIKVAEQGLWKEAVYRWERAVALDPEYAAAFNNLAIAYETAGLFDKAKKAYERAIELDPKNMYIRQNFDLFKEINDRANRQLSR
- a CDS encoding MASE1 domain-containing protein; this encodes MTDALPRSPKPLTASDGVSDLSTPSARSTPRIAVRVAIVALAYFASREFAFLFPASHQILMAIWPPSGVALAAFLLSPRYLWPVVAGALVVGGTAADVLASGRPLLSTAGFLGASLVESLGCAWLIERWCGSRVRFARVREILALVAGALVVNAVSSMLGAGTATLTRTASFWDFYQTWWVSNGLGILLVTPVIVTWVEWRDQLEQLSGRRVVESVAFLTIWTGAGWLTFNAGPLVHASTPSPYLMAVLLAWPALRIGQRGVTLALAILAAVAVASHAIEAGPSPLGGETAYVRLLWLQVYLGITAITGFLLAASYAETRAAERHAREEQTRLRTLGDHIPDSIVYQVVRGHDGKMRFLYVSGGVEQLTGKSPQEVLDDPSALYGLIVDEDRATLAAAEEASAKDMAVLNTVVQFRRQDGQIRWMLFASSPRRLADGRILWDGIQTDVTTRRQAEQTLRESEERFRQLSDSAFEGLMFHEADVVIDVNDALIRMFWLGAKSNLIGQKASAVLPLTLESRSIIEERLRTKPSEPSEISAISPDGAVCFFEVVSRPGVFRGRDVRVVAVREITERKRAEAERDKLHDQLLQAQKMESVGRLAGGVAHDFNNMLGVILGHAELALEQLDPTQPLHADIDEIRRTAERSADLTKQLLAFARKQPVAPKVLDVNDTVAGMMKMLRRLIGEDIDLIWIPGVDVWPVRIDPVQVDQILANLCVNARDAISGIGKLTIETDNATIDAAYAAHHPGLAAGMYVTLAVSDDGAGMDEEVVAHLFEPFFTTKEMGRGTGLGLATVFGIVKQNDGYIDVKSEPGKGTTITTFLPRFSGVQSADATVAVAGMRRGRGETILFVEDDPALLTLGQTMLARMGYVVLPAGMPNEAIQFAERHPGTIDLLMTDVVMPEMNGRELAARVQELRPETRCLFVSGYTADVIAHRGILDEGVQFVQKPFTMQILSEKIRDALSHRA
- the dprA gene encoding DNA-processing protein DprA; amino-acid sequence: MASLREIVAVSLLWTETPRVPAGASAVCDLDQALDVAGIGRLGGVRERLLDRAEIALAEGAAHGLQALVRGGECYPASLALIPDPPAVLWIRGDLRPTDLAVAIVGSRTATPLSLDVGFQLGEGLARAGLAVVSGMARGVDSAAHRGALQAGGRTIAVLGCGADVVYPPEHAALADRISRSGALVSELPPGAPPLAWHFPRRNRIISGLSLGVVVVEAAADSGSLITARCALDQNRPVMAVPGGVLSGRNRGAHALIKDGARVVEGVSDVLEELRLEILTAADPEARLSHPSNDPLLRVMDVGEPYLLETLCAETGLDPARALSRLAELELAGWICRAGGGRFVKPGSNVLR